Proteins encoded within one genomic window of Nitrospira sp.:
- the flgB gene encoding flagellar basal body rod protein FlgB, whose amino-acid sequence MTIFDKTMRLLQRSLDLRSARQRVITSNLANEETPGYRASELTFLDQLQSAHKGRLPIVMAATQSRHFGMHGPQGVQAVAGKIGEVPAGDLPLDANSVNLELEMAKLSENAMQYNTAATLLAKKFHGLLNVIREGR is encoded by the coding sequence ATGACAATCTTTGACAAGACCATGCGACTGCTACAGCGGAGTTTGGATCTTCGCAGCGCACGACAGCGTGTGATCACCTCAAATCTAGCCAATGAAGAAACGCCGGGCTATCGCGCATCCGAATTGACCTTTCTGGACCAATTGCAGTCGGCCCACAAGGGGCGCCTGCCAATCGTCATGGCGGCGACTCAGTCTCGACATTTCGGCATGCATGGGCCGCAGGGTGTACAGGCCGTGGCGGGAAAAATCGGTGAAGTTCCTGCCGGCGATCTGCCGCTTGATGCCAACTCCGTCAATCTTGAACTGGAGATGGCCAAATTGTCCGAGAACGCCATGCAGTACAACACAGCGGCCACGCTACTGGCCAAGAAGTTTCACGGATTGTTGAATGTAATTCGAGAAGGGAGATAA
- the fliE gene encoding flagellar hook-basal body complex protein FliE codes for MMNPIYGPTSGITPIPDVASGGSAGTAGASGFMDSLKSAIGKVNDTQMEAGRAVGDLMTGETQDLHRTMVALQQADVSFQLMMQIRNKLVTAYEEIQRMQV; via the coding sequence ATGATGAATCCGATTTACGGTCCAACATCAGGTATCACTCCGATTCCCGATGTGGCCTCAGGCGGGTCGGCCGGAACGGCAGGTGCCTCGGGGTTCATGGATTCGCTCAAATCCGCAATCGGAAAGGTCAACGACACGCAAATGGAAGCCGGCCGAGCGGTAGGTGATCTTATGACAGGCGAGACGCAGGACCTTCACCGTACGATGGTCGCGTTGCAGCAAGCAGACGTGTCGTTCCAATTGATGATGCAAATCCGGAACAAACTGGTCACGGCCTATGAAGAGATTCAACGGATGCAAGTGTAA
- a CDS encoding FliI/YscN family ATPase: MSLSQLIERVDPIEVSGRVAQAVGIVVEGYGPMTTVGELCRITREVAGGPIAAEVVGFRGDRVLLMPLGDMHGIGPRSRITMSGHVANLAVGPGLLGRVLDGCGNPMDGKGPLTATERYPLYAGAPNPLQRARLRVPLDLGVRAINGFLTCGRGQKMGIFSGSGVGKSVLLGMISRYTKADVNVIALIGERGREVNEFLERDLGAEALRRSVVVVATSDQAPLIRLRAALVATTIAEYFRDGGKQVLLLMDSLTRLAYSQREVGLAIGEPPTTKGYTPSVFTLLPKLLERVGTGPGPGTITGLYTVLVDGDDLSDPIADTVRSILDGHIVLSRTLAARNHFPAIDLLQSTSRVMRDIVGRPHYDASRKVLELVARYRQSEDLVVLGAYKPGMNVALDRAVQAQDAINDYLRQDVDQPAGLPSSAQLLETLAQQAA; the protein is encoded by the coding sequence ATGAGTCTTAGCCAGCTAATCGAGCGCGTCGACCCCATCGAAGTTTCCGGAAGGGTGGCGCAAGCAGTTGGGATCGTCGTGGAAGGGTATGGGCCGATGACGACGGTCGGAGAGCTCTGCCGCATCACGCGAGAGGTGGCTGGAGGGCCGATCGCGGCGGAGGTTGTGGGATTTCGGGGGGATCGTGTTCTCCTGATGCCACTGGGCGATATGCATGGGATCGGGCCACGAAGTCGAATTACCATGTCTGGCCACGTGGCCAATCTTGCTGTCGGGCCAGGCTTGTTAGGACGAGTGCTCGACGGCTGTGGCAATCCAATGGATGGCAAAGGGCCGTTGACGGCTACGGAGCGGTATCCACTCTATGCTGGCGCACCGAATCCGTTACAACGAGCTCGTCTACGCGTCCCACTTGATCTCGGCGTGCGTGCCATCAACGGGTTTTTGACCTGTGGACGCGGACAGAAGATGGGCATCTTTTCCGGTTCCGGGGTTGGCAAGAGTGTGTTGCTGGGAATGATCAGCCGATACACGAAAGCGGATGTCAATGTCATTGCGCTCATCGGAGAACGAGGCCGTGAGGTCAACGAATTCCTGGAACGCGATCTGGGTGCAGAGGCACTCAGACGCTCAGTGGTGGTGGTAGCGACGTCCGACCAAGCCCCGCTCATACGGCTGCGCGCGGCGTTAGTCGCGACAACCATTGCTGAATACTTCCGTGACGGGGGAAAACAGGTGTTGCTGTTGATGGATTCACTCACGCGATTGGCCTATAGCCAGAGGGAGGTGGGGTTAGCGATTGGAGAGCCTCCGACGACCAAAGGCTATACCCCCTCCGTGTTTACGCTCTTGCCGAAGTTGCTGGAACGTGTTGGGACTGGACCAGGTCCAGGAACCATTACCGGATTGTATACCGTGCTGGTCGATGGCGATGATCTCAGTGACCCCATCGCCGATACGGTGCGCTCGATTCTGGACGGCCATATTGTCTTGTCTCGCACATTGGCCGCCCGCAATCACTTTCCTGCGATCGATCTCCTCCAGAGTACCAGCCGTGTGATGCGGGATATCGTCGGGCGACCACATTACGATGCCTCCAGAAAGGTCCTTGAGTTGGTGGCACGATATCGCCAATCCGAGGATCTTGTTGTGTTGGGAGCCTATAAACCAGGAATGAACGTAGCGCTCGACCGTGCCGTTCAAGCGCAGGACGCGATCAATGATTATTTGCGGCAAGACGTTGACCAGCCGGCAGGGCTGCCTTCGTCGGCGCAGCTACTTGAGACGCTGGCCCAGCAGGCAGCATGA
- the fliF gene encoding flagellar M-ring protein FliF — translation MFSKFSINQRMIILIALAGSVAGLIALTLWTQQPDMQVLFTNLGGEDAAAIIDKLKETKVPYETTGGGATVLVPSAQVHDLRLQLATQGLPHGGGVGFEIFDRTSIGMSEFVQKLNYRRALQGELARTIAQLPEVERARVHLALPERRLFANEQEKARASVIVSLRNGQQLAQAQVQGVIHLVSSSVEGLQARDVTVVDGHGRMLSSTMTEETAGLSNTQLEYQRSIEKDVETRIQTMLERIVGSNKAVVRVSSVVDFRKVETTEERYDPNSQVVRSEQRGQEKANGTNGVSGGVPGVQSNVPPGTDQELPQTSSNNSQTKNETVNYEISRTVSKITEPVGVIKQLSVAVLVDGIYETAKTGDGQSTETPAAARKYIPRSEEDLKRIEDIVKKAMGFSPERQDQVQVVNVQFGTEPEELQGATADVVAEGPKPWLPYLRYGVGILLFAVILLFVVRPLLAMLGSTTEQMQTDAMVSGLPGAQAMAQGSLTHAPDRAQIIDMARKNPDTTAVVVKQWLKNPS, via the coding sequence ATGTTTTCCAAGTTTTCCATCAATCAACGGATGATCATTCTCATTGCCCTGGCGGGGTCGGTGGCGGGCCTCATCGCGCTCACACTCTGGACGCAGCAGCCTGATATGCAGGTGTTGTTCACCAATCTTGGCGGCGAAGACGCGGCTGCGATCATCGATAAGTTGAAAGAGACGAAAGTACCATATGAAACAACCGGTGGTGGAGCGACGGTGCTGGTTCCTAGCGCCCAAGTCCACGATCTCCGATTGCAACTTGCGACTCAAGGGCTTCCCCATGGAGGTGGGGTCGGCTTCGAGATTTTCGATCGTACGTCGATCGGCATGTCCGAATTCGTGCAGAAGCTCAACTATCGGCGCGCCTTACAGGGCGAGTTGGCAAGAACCATCGCGCAGCTGCCGGAAGTCGAACGGGCGCGGGTTCATCTGGCGCTTCCTGAACGGCGACTCTTCGCCAACGAACAGGAGAAAGCGCGTGCGTCCGTGATCGTGTCACTGCGCAATGGCCAACAGCTCGCTCAGGCGCAGGTGCAAGGGGTCATCCATTTGGTGTCCAGCAGCGTGGAGGGCTTGCAGGCTCGCGATGTGACCGTGGTAGATGGGCATGGCCGTATGCTGTCGTCCACCATGACGGAGGAGACCGCCGGGTTATCGAATACCCAGCTCGAATATCAGCGGAGCATTGAAAAAGATGTCGAAACGCGTATCCAGACGATGCTCGAGCGGATTGTCGGTTCCAATAAAGCCGTGGTGCGTGTGTCCAGCGTCGTGGACTTTCGCAAGGTGGAAACCACCGAAGAGCGCTATGATCCGAACAGCCAGGTCGTGAGGAGCGAACAACGCGGGCAAGAAAAGGCGAATGGCACCAACGGCGTCAGCGGCGGTGTACCGGGTGTCCAGTCAAACGTTCCGCCTGGAACAGATCAGGAGCTCCCGCAAACTAGTTCGAACAATAGTCAGACGAAAAATGAAACAGTCAACTACGAGATCAGTCGAACCGTGTCAAAAATTACTGAGCCCGTAGGCGTCATCAAACAATTATCCGTGGCTGTGCTGGTCGATGGGATCTATGAAACTGCTAAAACCGGTGATGGGCAGTCGACGGAGACGCCGGCTGCCGCACGCAAATACATCCCACGTTCGGAAGAAGATCTCAAGCGGATTGAGGACATCGTCAAGAAAGCGATGGGCTTTTCGCCCGAGCGGCAGGATCAGGTTCAGGTCGTGAACGTGCAATTCGGCACCGAACCGGAAGAGCTGCAAGGTGCAACAGCAGACGTCGTGGCCGAGGGGCCAAAGCCATGGTTGCCGTATCTTCGTTATGGTGTCGGGATCTTATTGTTTGCGGTGATTCTCTTGTTCGTGGTCCGTCCGCTATTGGCCATGTTGGGTTCAACGACGGAGCAGATGCAGACCGACGCGATGGTCTCGGGGTTACCTGGGGCTCAGGCCATGGCGCAAGGCTCATTGACGCATGCACCGGATCGAGCTCAAATCATCGACATGGCGAGAAAGAATCCCGACACGACGGCGGTGGTCGTGAAGCAGTGGCTCAAGAATCCTTCATAA
- a CDS encoding PAS domain-containing protein has protein sequence MTSAMTKHPEEQALLQAAFRSFDEAAHTLQQSYSALTTRVEQMDLELAQSNEALRRQLCDNEAMRVHLDGILESLSMGVLVMDDCEMITRSNRAAEALLGVTDDELRNRRASDLLAGAGLGVCDRPQRIGQAVVSISQVPLHNDSGAHSGHLILFQDVTRIYQLEEQLQRKERLAAMGELIGRIAHEIRNPLGSVELFASMLQRDLGEQSSGKRYAQQISEAVQSMDRLLTNLLLYTRPVHLARGWHLAEALIGESIKLAAHAITKVPVDIRVEISPDIHSMWCHDGQLKQVLVNLVVNAVQAMPNGGVLAISLCQEPSRTLGLPAVRLTVLDSGIGIPPAHQSRIFDPFFSTKDDGTGLGLAIVYSIVDAHQGRIDVDSTVGQGTACSIILPHPAIGGDPHAVQTPIRNELESSQSYPSEHTMALVEEWSHE, from the coding sequence ATGACGAGTGCTATGACCAAACATCCGGAAGAACAGGCGCTGCTGCAAGCCGCCTTCAGAAGTTTTGATGAGGCGGCTCACACGTTGCAGCAGTCATACAGTGCGTTGACGACACGTGTGGAGCAGATGGATCTGGAGTTGGCACAGAGCAACGAGGCGCTCCGCCGTCAGCTGTGTGACAACGAGGCCATGCGTGTCCATCTGGACGGGATTCTTGAGTCCTTGTCTATGGGGGTCTTGGTGATGGACGACTGCGAAATGATCACTCGCAGCAATCGCGCCGCCGAGGCGCTCCTTGGCGTGACAGATGACGAACTGCGGAACCGTCGTGCGTCTGACTTATTGGCGGGTGCTGGTCTTGGCGTGTGTGATCGGCCTCAACGCATCGGTCAGGCCGTCGTCTCCATTAGCCAGGTTCCACTTCACAACGATTCCGGAGCGCACTCCGGACACCTCATCCTGTTTCAGGACGTCACGCGTATTTATCAACTGGAAGAACAGTTGCAGCGCAAGGAACGACTGGCGGCCATGGGAGAGCTGATCGGTCGGATCGCCCATGAGATCAGAAATCCATTGGGCAGCGTCGAGCTCTTCGCGTCCATGCTGCAGCGAGATCTCGGCGAGCAGTCGTCCGGCAAACGCTACGCGCAACAAATCTCGGAGGCCGTCCAGTCGATGGATCGCTTACTGACCAATCTGTTGCTGTATACGCGGCCGGTTCACTTGGCTCGTGGCTGGCACTTAGCCGAAGCATTGATCGGCGAATCGATCAAGTTGGCGGCCCATGCGATTACCAAAGTGCCGGTGGACATCCGAGTGGAGATCAGTCCAGACATTCATTCGATGTGGTGTCACGATGGCCAGTTGAAACAAGTGCTCGTGAATCTGGTGGTGAACGCAGTGCAGGCGATGCCAAATGGAGGGGTTCTGGCGATCAGTCTTTGCCAGGAGCCGTCGCGGACACTTGGTCTACCCGCTGTTCGACTCACTGTCCTGGATTCTGGGATTGGCATCCCTCCGGCCCATCAGTCACGCATATTCGATCCGTTCTTCTCGACGAAAGATGACGGGACCGGCCTTGGTCTGGCGATTGTCTATTCAATTGTGGATGCGCACCAGGGACGGATTGATGTCGACAGTACAGTCGGGCAGGGCACCGCATGCTCCATTATTCTGCCTCATCCAGCAATCGGTGGAGATCCCCATGCGGTGCAGACTCCAATTCGGAACGAGCTGGAATCGAGTCAATCCTACCCGAGTGAGCACACGATGGCGTTAGTGGAGGAGTGGTCTCATGAATGA
- a CDS encoding response regulator has protein sequence MPAVASSERSVSRFQATVLIVDADEGVRNVFHELLQPERVSIRFSGSGLEALAMVKQKAPALLIVDASLPDRDGIAVLEDAQRIDNRMIGVVMTEAASVELAARAMRAGSSDLLTKPFQPDIVLATVRRLLELHRLRADQTVLKHAAVRSGAVQIQSVPFQTFGDEGERKGVDGPTEYERGLEEGRRYSDTQRQQDLVVLTEAVGRFDAARSVLQQTIDDEVIALALQIVSKILHESAESRREQIVMQVKAALGTVQASDGVVIQVHPADAAVLEAVRAELIGRQQVALTLTIEPVASLQRGSCLLHTATRLVDASLDTQLFRLGDALRNRAQHES, from the coding sequence ATGCCGGCAGTGGCCAGTTCCGAGCGAAGCGTGTCGCGCTTTCAAGCGACGGTCCTGATTGTTGATGCCGACGAAGGGGTCCGAAACGTGTTTCACGAACTCCTTCAGCCGGAACGAGTGTCGATTCGATTCTCGGGCTCAGGACTGGAGGCGCTTGCAATGGTCAAGCAGAAGGCTCCCGCACTGCTGATCGTTGACGCCTCCTTGCCGGATCGAGATGGTATCGCAGTTCTGGAAGATGCACAGCGGATCGACAATCGCATGATTGGAGTTGTGATGACTGAGGCCGCCTCGGTGGAACTTGCCGCCCGTGCGATGAGAGCCGGTTCCAGCGATTTATTGACGAAACCTTTTCAACCGGACATTGTTCTCGCTACGGTTCGCCGACTACTAGAACTCCACCGGCTGCGCGCCGACCAGACGGTCTTGAAACATGCTGCGGTGCGGTCCGGCGCGGTACAAATCCAGAGTGTGCCTTTCCAAACATTTGGGGATGAGGGCGAACGGAAAGGCGTTGATGGGCCGACGGAATATGAGCGAGGGCTGGAAGAAGGCCGGCGATATTCGGACACGCAACGTCAACAAGATCTTGTGGTCTTGACCGAGGCTGTTGGAAGATTTGATGCCGCTCGCTCCGTGCTTCAGCAGACGATCGACGATGAAGTCATCGCGCTCGCGCTGCAGATCGTGTCTAAGATCCTGCATGAATCGGCCGAGTCCCGGCGTGAACAGATCGTCATGCAGGTCAAGGCAGCACTCGGCACCGTTCAAGCGTCGGATGGCGTGGTGATACAAGTGCATCCGGCTGACGCGGCCGTTCTTGAAGCCGTTCGAGCGGAGCTGATCGGACGGCAACAGGTCGCACTGACACTCACCATTGAGCCGGTCGCTTCTCTTCAGCGAGGAAGCTGCCTGCTGCACACCGCGACGCGATTAGTCGATGCCTCCCTCGATACACAGTTATTCCGCTTGGGCGATGCCCTAAGGAACAGGGCGCAGCATGAGTCTTAG
- a CDS encoding sigma-54-dependent Fis family transcriptional regulator: protein MNDPEKSNPLSDTGDERERILIVDDDSSMRTALMETVKRLGYSVQGAVDGMDAIERIPHFRPWMVLTDLKMPRLNGLELIKEVKARAPHATIVLMTAYGAIETAVEAMKLGASEYLLKPFSMDLLERVIVNLKSGRDVRTITGHPSHPTENRALLSQDPGMIRLLSTIEGVASSQATVLIQGESGTGKELLARFIHNRSPRAHRPFIAVNCAALPDGLLESELFGHERGAFTGAVIKKIGKFEMAHMGTLLLDEISEMNLSLQAKLLRVLQEREVDRIGGRDPVSVNIRVIATTNRALYREVEQGRFREDLYYRLNVFPVTVPPLRERTIDIPLLARHFVSQSATRNGLTPPALSDSACAHLQRLAWKGNVRELENVMERGVLLAGPGPILPEHCPPELNGEQRVQSAHPQQPANGSLWEMERELIFKTLARVKENRTHAAKELGISIRTLRNKLREYREGERPCSITGGP, encoded by the coding sequence ATGAATGACCCCGAGAAGAGTAACCCTCTTTCTGACACTGGTGACGAGCGCGAGCGCATTCTCATCGTCGATGATGACTCATCGATGCGAACGGCACTGATGGAGACGGTCAAGCGACTCGGCTATTCCGTACAAGGGGCAGTCGATGGCATGGATGCCATTGAACGGATTCCCCATTTTCGCCCATGGATGGTGCTGACCGATCTCAAGATGCCGCGTCTGAATGGGCTCGAATTGATTAAGGAAGTCAAGGCGCGCGCGCCTCATGCGACGATCGTTCTGATGACGGCGTATGGGGCCATAGAGACCGCTGTCGAGGCCATGAAGTTGGGCGCCAGCGAGTATCTCTTGAAACCGTTTTCCATGGACTTGCTGGAGCGAGTCATCGTGAATCTCAAGTCGGGACGAGACGTAAGGACCATCACGGGTCACCCTTCTCACCCAACGGAAAACCGGGCTCTGCTAAGCCAGGACCCAGGCATGATCAGGCTCTTAAGCACGATCGAAGGGGTCGCGTCTAGTCAGGCCACAGTCTTGATCCAAGGAGAGAGTGGCACCGGAAAAGAGCTATTAGCCAGGTTTATCCATAATCGAAGCCCGCGGGCGCATCGCCCGTTCATCGCGGTGAATTGTGCGGCACTACCGGATGGGCTCCTCGAGAGTGAGCTCTTTGGCCACGAGCGTGGTGCGTTCACTGGGGCGGTGATCAAAAAAATCGGCAAGTTTGAGATGGCGCATATGGGCACATTGCTCCTGGACGAAATCAGTGAAATGAACCTGAGTTTGCAGGCCAAGTTACTGCGTGTCTTACAGGAGCGCGAAGTCGATCGGATCGGGGGGCGCGACCCTGTGTCAGTCAATATACGGGTGATCGCGACGACCAATCGAGCGCTCTATCGGGAAGTTGAGCAAGGACGTTTCCGAGAGGATCTCTACTATCGTCTGAACGTCTTTCCGGTCACCGTTCCACCGCTCCGTGAACGTACGATCGATATTCCATTGCTCGCGCGTCATTTTGTGAGTCAGTCGGCCACGAGGAACGGTCTCACGCCACCGGCATTGTCTGATAGCGCGTGTGCGCACTTACAACGGCTGGCATGGAAGGGAAATGTCCGTGAATTAGAGAATGTCATGGAACGGGGGGTGTTGCTGGCAGGGCCTGGTCCTATCCTTCCCGAACACTGTCCGCCTGAACTGAACGGAGAACAGCGAGTCCAGTCTGCCCATCCGCAACAACCGGCTAATGGATCGTTGTGGGAAATGGAACGAGAGCTCATTTTTAAGACATTGGCACGTGTGAAGGAGAATCGTACGCATGCGGCGAAAGAGTTGGGGATCAGCATTCGTACGTTACGAAATAAGCTGCGAGAGTATCGAGAAGGTGAACGACCCTGTTCGATTACCGGAGGACCATAA
- the flgC gene encoding flagellar basal body rod protein FlgC, protein MEMSDSMAVSVSGLDAQRRRLNVIASNLANAQSTKTPTGGPYKRRDVVFRSTAVPSAFHGTFRQIAVGPSAHALEGVSVARVVEDSKPGQLIYDPHHPDADSKGFVRLPNVNVMEEMVNMMGASRAYEANVQAINATRAMWNKALEIGR, encoded by the coding sequence ATGGAAATGTCCGACAGTATGGCTGTATCGGTATCCGGTTTAGACGCCCAACGGCGGCGACTCAATGTCATTGCGAGCAATCTTGCGAACGCCCAATCAACGAAAACACCGACTGGGGGTCCGTACAAGCGGCGGGATGTCGTCTTTCGCTCAACAGCGGTGCCAAGCGCATTTCATGGGACGTTTCGACAAATCGCCGTTGGGCCGTCGGCACATGCGCTCGAAGGGGTCTCCGTCGCTCGAGTGGTGGAAGATTCCAAACCAGGTCAACTCATCTATGACCCTCATCATCCGGATGCCGATTCCAAAGGGTTTGTGCGTCTTCCCAATGTGAATGTCATGGAAGAAATGGTGAATATGATGGGCGCGTCACGTGCGTACGAAGCGAACGTTCAAGCCATCAACGCAACACGTGCCATGTGGAACAAGGCACTGGAAATTGGGAGGTAA
- the fliG gene encoding flagellar motor switch protein FliG: MAKTLTGEQKAAILLRAIGEESAAQVMKQLDPKEIKRLGTFMSGTAQISRDEEDAVISDFQTASASGDVQFQGKEFIRSVLIKALGPEKAARVIESMTRKSYPGLDAMKWVDVKTLVQMLKIEHAQTVAVVLAHLESEQAGQVLAGFPEALRGDVAIRLATMEEVQPDVLEELSLSIQETLLASTGLGSQSLGGAEVMANILTRMDKTNEGGIMAKIAEKSQPLADAIRALMFVFDDLGKIDDRGLQELMKEISKDDLPLALRGANPELKEKFFKNMSSRAAEMLKEDMEAKGPVKVSDVERAQQNILKVCRKLEEENRIVISGAGEEML, translated from the coding sequence ATGGCAAAGACTCTGACGGGCGAACAAAAGGCAGCCATTCTCCTTCGTGCGATTGGAGAAGAATCAGCTGCCCAGGTTATGAAACAACTTGACCCCAAAGAAATTAAGCGGCTGGGAACATTTATGAGTGGCACGGCTCAGATTTCGCGGGATGAGGAAGATGCCGTCATCTCGGATTTCCAGACTGCCAGCGCGTCCGGCGACGTTCAGTTCCAGGGAAAAGAGTTTATCAGGAGCGTCCTTATCAAGGCGTTGGGCCCAGAAAAGGCGGCGCGGGTCATCGAATCGATGACTCGGAAAAGCTATCCGGGGCTGGACGCGATGAAGTGGGTCGATGTGAAAACGCTTGTCCAAATGTTGAAGATCGAGCATGCACAAACCGTGGCGGTCGTGCTGGCGCATCTTGAGAGCGAACAAGCTGGGCAAGTGCTTGCAGGATTTCCTGAGGCGCTACGTGGAGACGTGGCGATTCGGTTGGCCACCATGGAGGAGGTGCAGCCAGATGTCTTGGAAGAGCTCAGCCTGAGCATACAAGAGACACTCTTGGCCAGTACGGGACTGGGGTCGCAGAGCCTCGGTGGGGCTGAGGTGATGGCCAACATCTTGACGCGCATGGATAAGACCAATGAGGGGGGCATTATGGCCAAGATCGCGGAGAAGAGCCAGCCGTTGGCGGACGCGATTCGGGCGCTCATGTTTGTCTTCGATGACCTGGGGAAGATCGATGATCGCGGCTTGCAGGAATTGATGAAAGAGATCAGCAAGGACGACCTTCCGCTCGCTCTTCGTGGTGCCAATCCTGAGCTGAAGGAGAAATTCTTCAAGAATATGTCGAGCCGTGCCGCAGAAATGTTGAAGGAAGATATGGAGGCAAAAGGGCCGGTGAAGGTGTCCGATGTCGAGAGAGCCCAGCAGAATATTCTGAAAGTCTGCCGCAAGCTGGAAGAAGAGAACCGCATCGTCATCTCAGGCGCAGGGGAGGAGATGCTGTAG